A window of Agrobacterium tumefaciens contains these coding sequences:
- a CDS encoding ornithine cyclodeaminase — MTVIPNLNIVPFVSVDHMMKLVLRVGIDTFLRELAEVVEEDFQRWESFDKTPRIASHSKEGVIELMPTSDGTLYGFKYVNGHPKNMKEGRQTVTAFGVLSDVGNGYPLLLTEMTILTALRTAATSAVAAKYLARKNARSMAIIGNGAQSEFQARAFKAILGIDTLRLYDIDPFASEKCARNLAGQGFVIKICDSAQEAVEGADIITTVTADKQYATILTDNMVGPGVHVNAVGGDCPGKTELHRDILLRSDIFVEYPPQTRIEGEIQQLPADYPVTELWQVIAGTTEGRTTDRQITLFDSVGFATEDFSALRYVRSKLPNTGLYTELDLLADPDEPRDLYGMLLRCEAALV; from the coding sequence ATGACAGTCATACCGAACCTCAATATTGTGCCCTTCGTCAGCGTTGATCACATGATGAAGCTTGTTCTGCGCGTGGGCATCGACACGTTCCTGCGTGAGCTTGCCGAGGTGGTGGAGGAGGATTTTCAGCGCTGGGAAAGCTTCGACAAGACCCCGCGCATCGCTTCGCATTCGAAGGAAGGCGTCATTGAGTTGATGCCGACCAGCGACGGCACGCTCTATGGTTTCAAATATGTCAACGGCCATCCGAAAAACATGAAAGAAGGTCGCCAGACGGTCACGGCTTTTGGCGTGCTCTCCGATGTCGGAAACGGTTATCCGCTGCTTCTGACCGAGATGACGATCCTGACGGCACTGCGTACTGCGGCAACCTCCGCCGTCGCAGCAAAGTATCTCGCGCGTAAAAACGCCCGCTCCATGGCAATCATCGGCAATGGCGCCCAGAGCGAATTTCAGGCGCGTGCATTCAAGGCAATTCTCGGCATAGATACGTTGCGGCTATACGACATCGACCCGTTCGCCAGCGAAAAATGTGCCCGCAACCTCGCTGGTCAGGGTTTTGTCATCAAAATCTGCGACAGCGCGCAGGAGGCGGTGGAAGGGGCTGATATCATCACGACGGTCACGGCCGATAAGCAATATGCGACGATCCTGACCGACAACATGGTCGGGCCCGGCGTTCACGTCAATGCCGTTGGCGGCGACTGCCCCGGCAAGACGGAGTTGCACCGCGACATTCTGCTGCGATCGGATATCTTTGTTGAGTATCCGCCGCAGACGCGCATTGAAGGAGAAATCCAGCAACTGCCGGCCGACTACCCCGTCACCGAACTCTGGCAGGTTATTGCCGGCACGACGGAAGGACGGACAACGGACCGACAGATTACGCTGTTTGATAGCGTTGGTTTCGCGACGGAGGATTTTTCCGCGCTACGTTACGTGCGCTCCAAACTGCCAAACACTGGGCTCTACACGGAGCTCGATCTTCTGGCCGACCCCGATGAGCCGCGTGATCTCTACGGCATGCTTCTGCGGTGCGAGGCGGCTCTCGTCTGA
- the rocF gene encoding arginase, with the protein MEIRLVGAPLQIGAGQLGCEMGPSAYRVAGLARALEELGHKVVDTGNVTPTPLRDFAHPNPAVHHLAETVAWTEALTEAAYRESAGAVPIFLGGDHAISAGTVAGMARRVAESGRPFFVLWLDAHTDYHTLETTRSGNLHGTPVAYFSGRDGFAGYFPPLSHAVPEGNIGMIGIRSVDPAERAALEQSGITVHDMRSIDEHGVAVLLRAFLAQVQAANGLLHVSLDVDFLEPSIAPAVGTTVPGGATFREAHLVMEMLHDSGLVCSLDLVELNPFLDERGRTATLMVDLAASLMGKRVMDRPTRAG; encoded by the coding sequence ATGGAAATCAGGTTGGTCGGGGCCCCACTGCAGATCGGGGCAGGGCAATTGGGCTGCGAGATGGGACCGAGCGCCTATCGCGTCGCTGGGCTTGCCAGGGCTCTCGAAGAGCTTGGGCACAAGGTCGTCGATACCGGCAATGTGACGCCCACGCCGCTGCGAGACTTTGCCCATCCAAACCCGGCTGTGCATCATCTGGCCGAAACCGTGGCCTGGACGGAAGCGCTGACGGAGGCTGCCTATCGTGAAAGTGCCGGCGCCGTGCCGATCTTTCTCGGCGGGGATCACGCGATTTCTGCGGGAACGGTCGCCGGCATGGCGCGGCGGGTGGCCGAGAGTGGTCGGCCGTTTTTCGTCCTCTGGCTCGACGCCCATACCGACTATCACACGCTTGAAACGACACGCAGCGGCAATCTGCACGGTACACCCGTGGCTTATTTCAGTGGGCGAGATGGTTTTGCGGGCTATTTTCCGCCGCTCTCCCACGCGGTACCGGAAGGCAATATCGGCATGATCGGTATTCGCAGTGTGGATCCCGCCGAAAGAGCGGCGCTGGAGCAGAGCGGTATTACCGTTCACGACATGCGCTCGATCGATGAACATGGCGTCGCCGTGCTGCTGCGCGCGTTTCTCGCGCAGGTTCAGGCGGCAAACGGGCTTTTGCATGTCAGCCTCGACGTCGATTTTCTTGAGCCGTCCATCGCACCGGCTGTCGGGACGACGGTGCCGGGCGGCGCAACATTTCGCGAAGCGCATCTGGTGATGGAGATGCTGCATGATAGCGGGCTGGTCTGCAGCCTCGATCTGGTGGAACTAAACCCGTTTCTCGACGAGCGCGGCCGGACTGCAACCTTGATGGTGGACCTTGCGGCCAGCCTGATGGGCAAGCGCGTCATGGACCGCCCGACGCGCGCGGGTTGA
- a CDS encoding Lrp/AsnC family transcriptional regulator, with protein sequence MDNLDERLITLLRHNGRRSISDLAIETQTSRATVRSRIEKMENEGTIIGYTVILRADAVEAAIRGIMMIEIEGHVTDRVIRTLGGFPEISEIHSTNGRWDLIVELNAATLSEFDAVLRRIRLVPGITGSETSLLLSTPRSTRARL encoded by the coding sequence ATGGACAATCTCGACGAAAGGCTCATCACGCTTTTGCGCCACAATGGCAGGCGCAGCATTTCCGATCTGGCCATCGAGACGCAAACCTCGCGTGCGACGGTGCGCTCGCGTATCGAAAAGATGGAAAACGAAGGGACGATTATCGGGTACACTGTCATCCTGCGCGCCGACGCGGTGGAGGCGGCGATACGCGGAATCATGATGATCGAGATTGAAGGCCATGTGACAGACCGTGTCATCCGGACGCTCGGTGGTTTTCCCGAGATTTCCGAGATCCACAGCACCAACGGCCGCTGGGACCTGATCGTGGAACTCAATGCCGCGACGCTCAGCGAATTCGACGCGGTCCTCCGCCGCATTCGCCTTGTGCCGGGCATCACCGGCAGCGAAACCAGTCTCCTCCTCTCCACCCCGCGCTCCACCCGTGCCCGCCTCTAA
- a CDS encoding beta-ketoacyl-ACP synthase III, protein MQTRSSRMAGFGHAVPSRCVDNAEIEASLGLEAGWIERRTGIRTRYWAQEGDSLSGLAAGAGRMALEDAEIASDDIALTLLATSTPDHLLPPSAPLLAHGLGLARSGAIDLAGACSGFLYALTLADGIVRTHGRSVLIVAANILSRRINPAERASAVLFADAAGAVVLKPSSEPQRGLLSADLVADGGGYDLIQIAAGGSSQPFSGDTSAEDALMTMRDGREVFSRAVALMTQTSQKVLHDAAMAAADIDRFVPHQANARMFDAVCGNLGIDRKKTVHTIETFGNSSAATIPLSLSVTNAERAFAEGETLLLTAAGAGMTGGAAVYRV, encoded by the coding sequence ATGCAGACCCGCTCTTCCCGCATGGCCGGTTTTGGTCATGCCGTTCCGTCTCGATGTGTCGACAATGCCGAGATAGAGGCGAGTCTCGGGCTGGAAGCCGGCTGGATCGAGCGGCGCACCGGCATCCGTACGCGTTATTGGGCGCAAGAGGGCGACAGTCTTAGCGGCCTTGCGGCGGGAGCCGGCCGCATGGCGCTGGAAGATGCGGAAATCGCCTCCGACGACATCGCATTGACGCTGCTTGCGACTTCCACGCCGGATCATCTTCTGCCACCCTCGGCACCGCTGCTTGCCCACGGGCTGGGCCTTGCCCGATCCGGCGCGATCGATCTCGCCGGGGCCTGTTCCGGCTTTCTTTATGCGCTCACCCTTGCTGATGGCATTGTCCGCACTCACGGCCGCTCTGTCCTCATCGTTGCTGCCAATATATTGAGCCGCCGCATCAATCCGGCGGAAAGGGCGAGCGCCGTCCTGTTCGCCGATGCCGCCGGTGCGGTCGTACTCAAGCCCTCCAGCGAGCCGCAACGCGGGCTTTTGTCGGCCGATCTCGTTGCGGATGGTGGCGGTTACGATCTAATCCAGATAGCGGCGGGAGGAAGCAGCCAGCCCTTTTCTGGCGACACATCCGCAGAAGACGCGTTGATGACGATGCGTGACGGCCGTGAGGTTTTCTCCCGCGCTGTGGCACTGATGACGCAGACCTCGCAAAAGGTGCTGCACGACGCCGCAATGGCCGCAGCCGATATCGACCGGTTTGTGCCACATCAGGCCAATGCCCGCATGTTCGACGCCGTCTGCGGCAATCTCGGCATCGACAGAAAAAAAACGGTCCACACAATCGAAACCTTTGGCAACTCTTCCGCCGCAACCATCCCGCTCTCCCTCTCCGTCACAAATGCGGAACGCGCCTTCGCAGAAGGCGAAACCCTGCTTTTGACGGCGGCTGGTGCGGGCATGACCGGGGGAGCGGCTGTCTATCGTGTTTGA
- a CDS encoding adenosylmethionine--8-amino-7-oxononanoate transaminase has product MSRSPVWHPFTQHGLEPPMKRLVSAEGAFLTDEDGNRLFDAISSWWVITHGHRHPAIMAAIRAATETFDQVIFAEFSHEPAETLARGLIELAPAGLSHVFYSDSGSTAVEVALKMALGYFHNCGEKRDRIVVMEDGYHGDTIGTMSTGERGVFNAAYEPLLFGVDRVAFPEAGNRQHTLDLFESFCRSGRIAALLIEPLVLGAGGMKMYNPHVLAGLREIARRHGCLLIADEVMTGWGRTGSLFACEQAGISPDILCTSKGLTGGSLPLAATLCSAAIFDAHFSTDRRKTFFHSSSYTANPIACAAAVANLDVWRDEPVMQRIGQLQQALSVNLKRFAHDRRFTDVRQMGTIAVLDLAVPAGGYLAEAGPRMRYLFRDHGFVIRPLGNVLYLMPPYCSTLEDIAHAFDAIDEVTGIVTETA; this is encoded by the coding sequence ATGAGCCGTTCTCCCGTATGGCACCCTTTCACCCAGCATGGTCTGGAACCGCCGATGAAACGTCTCGTATCAGCGGAAGGGGCCTTCTTGACCGATGAGGACGGCAACCGGCTGTTCGATGCCATCTCGTCCTGGTGGGTCATCACCCACGGTCACCGGCACCCGGCAATCATGGCGGCGATCCGCGCCGCCACCGAAACCTTTGATCAGGTCATTTTTGCCGAATTCTCCCACGAACCCGCCGAAACTCTGGCGCGCGGGCTGATCGAGCTTGCGCCTGCCGGACTGAGCCACGTGTTCTATTCCGATAGCGGCTCGACGGCCGTCGAGGTGGCGCTTAAAATGGCGCTTGGCTACTTCCACAATTGCGGCGAAAAGCGTGACCGTATCGTGGTTATGGAGGACGGCTATCACGGCGACACCATCGGCACCATGTCCACGGGCGAGCGTGGCGTGTTCAATGCTGCTTATGAACCGCTCCTCTTCGGTGTCGACCGGGTGGCTTTTCCGGAAGCGGGCAATAGGCAACATACGCTCGACTTGTTCGAGAGCTTCTGTCGTTCAGGTCGTATTGCCGCGCTGCTGATAGAGCCGCTGGTGCTCGGGGCGGGCGGCATGAAGATGTACAATCCGCATGTTCTCGCGGGGCTGAGAGAGATCGCCAGACGCCACGGCTGCCTCCTCATCGCCGACGAGGTGATGACGGGTTGGGGAAGAACCGGCAGCCTGTTTGCCTGCGAGCAGGCAGGCATTTCGCCGGATATCCTCTGCACCTCCAAGGGCCTGACCGGCGGTTCCCTACCGCTTGCGGCGACACTCTGCAGCGCGGCAATCTTCGATGCGCATTTTTCGACCGATCGGCGCAAGACCTTTTTTCATTCCAGTTCCTATACGGCTAACCCGATCGCCTGCGCTGCCGCGGTCGCTAATCTTGACGTCTGGCGGGATGAGCCGGTGATGCAGCGTATCGGTCAGTTGCAGCAGGCTCTCAGCGTAAATCTCAAGCGATTTGCCCATGACCGGCGTTTCACCGATGTGAGGCAAATGGGGACTATCGCTGTCCTTGACCTCGCGGTTCCTGCGGGGGGGTATCTTGCAGAGGCGGGGCCACGCATGCGGTATTTGTTCCGAGACCACGGGTTCGTCATCCGCCCGCTCGGCAATGTTCTTTATCTGATGCCGCCTTATTGTTCGACGCTGGAAGACATTGCGCACGCTTTTGACGCCATCGATGAGGTGACCGGGATCGTTACCGAAACCGCATGA
- the bioD gene encoding dethiobiotin synthase, with product MSPRFVVSGTDTGIGKTVFAAALTHALRAHYWKPVQSGLEEETDSETVQRLAGVPQARILPEAYRLKLPASPHLSARLENIMINPALLLPPQTDRPLVIEGAGGLLVPLTERVVFADIFARWQIPLILCARTSLGTINHTLLSLDALRHRAIPVHGVVFIGDENRESQEIIVSLGAVRQLGRLPHLEKMTSQALHQAFADQFNLSDFREVPA from the coding sequence ATGAGCCCTCGCTTTGTTGTTTCCGGCACCGATACTGGTATCGGCAAGACGGTTTTTGCAGCAGCGCTAACCCACGCCCTTCGAGCCCATTACTGGAAGCCCGTGCAATCCGGGCTGGAGGAGGAGACGGACAGCGAGACGGTGCAGCGGCTGGCTGGTGTACCGCAGGCACGCATCCTGCCGGAGGCTTACCGTTTGAAATTACCAGCCTCGCCCCATCTGTCTGCCCGCCTTGAGAACATCATGATCAATCCGGCTCTGCTGTTGCCCCCACAGACGGACCGACCGCTGGTTATCGAAGGGGCGGGCGGGCTTCTGGTACCGCTGACGGAACGGGTGGTCTTTGCCGATATCTTCGCGCGCTGGCAAATTCCGCTTATCCTGTGCGCAAGGACGTCGCTCGGCACCATCAACCACACACTCCTCTCCCTTGATGCGTTGCGGCACCGCGCCATTCCCGTGCACGGCGTGGTTTTTATCGGCGACGAGAACAGGGAAAGCCAGGAAATCATCGTCAGTCTCGGCGCTGTTCGGCAACTCGGTCGGTTGCCGCATCTGGAAAAGATGACTTCTCAGGCGCTGCATCAGGCATTCGCCGACCAGTTCAATCTTTCGGATTTTCGGGAGGTGCCGGCATGA
- a CDS encoding 8-amino-7-oxononanoate synthase yields MPVNLTVFSQYEAKLAGLERKSRLRALAPRQGVDFTSNDYLGLASAPRLKAAFADAMEMGVPAGAGGSRLLRGNHCEHEALELEAAAFFGGEKAIYFNSGFAANLALFATLPLRQDLVLYDALIHASVHDGITAGKAQAIAVPHHQVEAFEREIIRWRGQGGRGRPWIAVESLYSMDGDRAPLVALADLAERHDGFLVVDEAHATGVFGPDGRGLAAELEGRRNVLALHTCGKALGLSGALLSLPAVFADYLINRARGFIYSTAPSPLMAAAVRESLRMIADEPWRRLRLAELVSFAGEELRRRLGITPSGSQILPVMIGDNARSLRIAACLQQGGFDVRAIRPPTVPEGTARLRIAVTLNVDESEIAAMAELLALALREEAA; encoded by the coding sequence CTGCCGGTGAACCTCACAGTGTTTTCCCAGTACGAGGCGAAGCTCGCTGGGTTGGAGCGGAAATCGCGGCTGCGCGCACTCGCTCCCCGGCAAGGGGTCGATTTCACCTCAAACGACTATCTTGGCCTTGCATCCGCACCACGGCTGAAGGCCGCTTTTGCCGACGCGATGGAGATGGGCGTACCGGCGGGGGCCGGTGGCTCGCGGTTGCTGCGCGGAAACCACTGCGAACATGAAGCCCTTGAGCTGGAAGCAGCTGCTTTCTTTGGCGGCGAAAAAGCGATCTATTTCAACAGCGGTTTTGCCGCCAACCTTGCGCTGTTCGCCACATTGCCGCTGCGGCAGGACCTCGTCCTTTACGACGCCCTGATCCATGCCAGCGTCCATGATGGCATTACGGCCGGCAAGGCGCAGGCGATTGCCGTTCCGCATCATCAGGTTGAGGCATTCGAACGGGAAATCATCCGCTGGCGGGGGCAAGGTGGCAGGGGCCGCCCATGGATCGCCGTTGAAAGCCTGTATTCCATGGATGGGGATCGCGCGCCCCTTGTGGCGCTTGCCGATCTTGCCGAAAGACACGATGGTTTTCTCGTTGTCGATGAGGCCCACGCCACCGGCGTCTTCGGACCCGACGGACGTGGTCTGGCCGCGGAACTGGAAGGACGCCGTAATGTGCTGGCGTTGCACACCTGTGGAAAGGCGCTCGGTCTTTCCGGCGCGCTGTTAAGTCTTCCAGCGGTTTTCGCCGATTATCTCATCAATCGCGCCCGCGGTTTCATCTACTCCACCGCGCCTTCGCCTTTGATGGCAGCGGCGGTGCGCGAATCCTTGCGCATGATCGCCGATGAACCCTGGAGACGCCTGCGGCTGGCGGAACTCGTAAGTTTTGCTGGCGAGGAATTGCGGCGGCGGCTCGGCATAACGCCCAGCGGCTCGCAGATACTGCCGGTTATGATCGGCGACAATGCCCGCTCGCTCAGGATCGCCGCATGCCTGCAGCAGGGCGGTTTCGACGTGCGGGCGATCCGCCCGCCCACGGTGCCAGAGGGAACGGCGCGCCTGCGCATTGCCGTCACGCTAAACGTCGATGAAAGTGAGATCGCCGCTATGGCTGAACTGCTTGCTCTGGCGTTACGGGAGGAAGCGGCATGA
- the bioB gene encoding biotin synthase BioB, protein MHSFAPQISEPIAPNGISPLIWSVEDAKIIYNLSFNDLLFRAQQVHRCHFDANAIQISRLLSIKTGGCPEDCGYCSQSARSPTGLKASKLMEVERVLAEARKAKEGGATRYCMGAAWRNPKERDMEAVVAMVEGVKALGMETCMTLGMLTTEQSERLADAGLDYYNHNIDTSERFYSEIITTRTFEDRLETLANVRDAGIKVCAGGILGMGETVEDRISMLVTLANLPAPPESVPINMLIPIPGSKLANADPVDPIDFVRTIALARILMPRSHVRLSAGRSDMSDETQALCFLAGANSIFIGETLLTADNPGEDHDAALFRRLGLKPMELPPGESKPMEVGGCR, encoded by the coding sequence ATGCACTCATTCGCCCCGCAAATTTCGGAACCTATAGCGCCAAATGGAATCTCTCCATTGATTTGGTCAGTCGAAGACGCTAAAATTATCTATAATTTATCGTTCAATGATCTCTTGTTCCGCGCGCAGCAAGTTCACCGCTGTCATTTCGACGCCAATGCAATCCAGATAAGTCGTCTGTTGTCGATCAAGACCGGCGGTTGCCCTGAAGATTGCGGCTATTGCAGCCAGTCAGCCCGAAGCCCGACTGGCCTCAAGGCTTCCAAACTGATGGAGGTGGAGCGTGTGCTGGCAGAGGCGCGCAAGGCAAAGGAAGGCGGGGCGACGCGTTATTGCATGGGCGCGGCGTGGCGTAATCCCAAGGAGCGAGATATGGAGGCTGTTGTCGCCATGGTGGAAGGCGTTAAGGCGCTTGGCATGGAAACCTGCATGACACTCGGCATGCTGACCACCGAACAGTCCGAACGGCTGGCGGATGCCGGGCTCGATTATTACAATCACAACATCGACACGTCAGAGCGGTTCTATTCAGAGATCATCACCACCCGCACTTTCGAGGACCGGCTCGAAACGCTCGCCAATGTTCGCGATGCCGGCATCAAGGTCTGCGCCGGCGGCATTCTCGGGATGGGGGAAACGGTGGAAGACCGTATTTCGATGCTGGTGACACTGGCCAATCTGCCGGCCCCGCCGGAGAGCGTGCCGATCAACATGCTGATCCCGATCCCCGGCTCGAAACTGGCCAATGCCGATCCTGTCGATCCCATTGATTTCGTGCGTACCATTGCTCTTGCCCGCATTCTCATGCCGCGTTCGCACGTGCGGCTCTCGGCCGGGCGCTCGGATATGAGCGACGAGACGCAGGCGCTTTGTTTCCTCGCTGGCGCTAATTCCATCTTCATTGGCGAAACCCTGTTGACGGCGGATAATCCGGGTGAAGACCACGATGCGGCGCTTTTCCGCCGGCTGGGCCTGAAGCCAATGGAGTTACCACCCGGGGAATCGAAACCCATGGAGGTGGGAGGCTGCCGGTGA
- a CDS encoding TolC family protein yields MMPRSLPLASKLAAILSLPLFLSGCVSAAQYASREAGFTTVSAKTTEATGKQTAWVQNRAEAQATEARVKSLMAASKTLDVETAVQVALLNNKGLQAAYADLGESAATAWQSTLLVNPSIGLGLTGIGTPGLRAYKTIEGVLTTNILALATLKKNVEIADTGFRKAQLGAALRTLQLAADTRRAWISAVAASENVGQLAQAQTAAAAASELATKLGESGAMNKEGQAREQVFYAELTGQIAKARLEARLAREELTRLMGLWGSDIEYSIPTRLPSLPKALAQRDMIEAEALQRRVDLQMAKLDLEATARSFKLTEATRYVSDLALRSGFETEREKDEDRINKQTTGRAELEFVIPIFDSGQARMRESELAYMRAANLLAEKAVNVRSEARSAYQAYRSTYDIARHYRNSVVPLRNRIEEESMRTYNGMLTNTFELLADSREKVNSNLLAIDAKRDFWLAEAGLVPAIYGGGSGAAGGETEVAAASGGGGGH; encoded by the coding sequence ATGATGCCACGCTCACTCCCACTCGCATCAAAACTCGCGGCAATCCTGTCGTTGCCGCTTTTTCTCAGCGGCTGCGTATCTGCCGCACAATATGCCTCCCGGGAGGCCGGTTTCACGACTGTCTCGGCGAAGACAACAGAGGCGACAGGGAAACAGACCGCATGGGTTCAGAACCGGGCCGAGGCACAGGCAACAGAGGCCCGTGTCAAATCGCTGATGGCGGCCAGCAAGACGCTCGACGTCGAAACGGCGGTGCAGGTCGCGCTGCTGAACAATAAGGGCCTGCAGGCGGCTTACGCCGATCTGGGCGAATCAGCTGCCACCGCATGGCAATCGACTCTGTTGGTCAACCCAAGCATCGGCCTGGGGCTGACGGGTATCGGCACGCCAGGCCTCAGGGCCTACAAGACAATCGAAGGCGTCCTCACCACTAATATTCTGGCACTCGCCACGCTCAAAAAGAATGTCGAAATCGCCGATACCGGCTTTCGCAAGGCGCAATTGGGCGCGGCGTTGAGAACGCTGCAACTGGCTGCGGATACACGTCGCGCATGGATTTCCGCCGTGGCGGCTTCGGAAAACGTCGGCCAATTGGCTCAGGCGCAGACCGCTGCGGCCGCCGCTTCGGAACTCGCCACCAAACTCGGTGAGTCCGGCGCGATGAACAAGGAAGGCCAAGCCCGTGAGCAGGTGTTTTATGCCGAACTGACGGGCCAGATCGCCAAGGCAAGACTGGAAGCCCGTCTTGCCCGGGAGGAACTGACGCGACTGATGGGACTTTGGGGATCAGATATCGAATACAGCATCCCCACCCGTCTGCCGTCACTTCCCAAGGCACTCGCCCAGCGTGACATGATCGAGGCCGAGGCGCTGCAGCGTCGGGTGGACTTGCAGATGGCCAAGCTCGACCTGGAGGCGACCGCCCGCTCCTTCAAGCTCACCGAAGCGACCCGGTACGTCAGCGATCTCGCACTCAGATCGGGTTTCGAGACCGAGCGTGAAAAAGATGAAGACCGCATAAACAAACAAACGACCGGCCGCGCCGAACTGGAATTCGTCATTCCGATCTTCGATTCCGGTCAGGCCCGCATGCGGGAATCCGAACTCGCCTATATGCGCGCCGCCAACCTGCTGGCGGAAAAGGCGGTCAATGTCCGCTCGGAAGCCCGCTCCGCTTATCAGGCGTATCGGTCCACCTACGACATCGCCCGGCACTACCGCAACAGCGTGGTTCCGCTGCGCAACCGGATCGAGGAAGAATCGATGCGGACCTATAATGGCATGCTGACCAACACTTTCGAGTTGCTGGCCGACAGCCGCGAAAAGGTCAATTCGAATCTACTCGCCATCGATGCCAAACGCGACTTCTGGCTCGCCGAAGCAGGGCTCGTTCCGGCCATTTATGGGGGCGGTTCGGGTGCAGCTGGCGGAGAGACCGAGGTTGCCGCCGCCTCCGGCGGCGGCGGTGGACATTGA
- a CDS encoding multicopper oxidase family protein, protein MFNRRQLLGVSAAMVSTAAWAKTSNSSLPEAAVMETAATQAPVKPTTGPDYNPVVTLNGWTLPFRMNNGVKEFHLVAEPVEREMAEGMTARLWGYNGQSPGPTIEAVEGDRVRIFVTNKLPEHTTIHWHGMILPSGMDGVGGLSQPHIPVGKTFVYEFDLVKSGTFMYHPHSDEMVQMAMGMMGFFVIHPKDPAFMPVDRDFVFLINAYDINPGSYVPKIMTMTDFNLWSWNSRVFPGIDPLVVSKDDRVRVRVGNLTMTNHPIHMHGYDFEVTCTDGGWVRPEARWPEVSIDIPVGAMRAYEFDAKYVGDWAIHCHKSHHTMNAMGHDVPTFIGVDKKTVTEKIRKVRPDYMPMGTAGMADMGAMEMEIPENTVPMMNGWGPHGPIEMGGMFSVVKVREGISAGDYTDPGWYENPPGTQAWEWTGELPDSQKNTDPKTQITPQPMKHG, encoded by the coding sequence ATGTTCAATAGAAGACAACTTCTGGGCGTCAGCGCCGCGATGGTCTCCACGGCGGCCTGGGCGAAAACCTCCAACAGCAGCCTGCCGGAAGCGGCAGTGATGGAAACCGCGGCAACGCAGGCGCCGGTGAAGCCCACAACCGGTCCCGATTATAATCCGGTCGTCACCTTGAACGGCTGGACCCTGCCCTTCCGGATGAACAACGGCGTCAAGGAATTCCACCTCGTTGCCGAGCCGGTGGAGCGCGAAATGGCCGAGGGCATGACGGCTCGCCTCTGGGGTTACAACGGCCAGTCGCCCGGCCCGACCATCGAGGCCGTCGAAGGCGACCGAGTGCGCATTTTCGTCACCAACAAGCTGCCGGAACATACGACGATCCACTGGCATGGCATGATCCTGCCATCGGGCATGGACGGCGTGGGTGGACTGTCGCAGCCGCATATCCCCGTCGGAAAGACCTTCGTCTATGAGTTCGACCTCGTGAAGTCGGGCACCTTCATGTACCACCCGCATTCGGACGAGATGGTGCAGATGGCGATGGGCATGATGGGCTTCTTCGTGATCCATCCGAAAGACCCGGCCTTCATGCCTGTGGACCGCGATTTCGTGTTCCTGATCAACGCCTATGATATCAATCCCGGCTCCTATGTGCCGAAGATCATGACCATGACGGACTTCAATCTGTGGTCATGGAACAGCCGGGTGTTTCCGGGCATCGATCCGCTGGTGGTTTCCAAGGATGACCGGGTGCGTGTCCGCGTCGGTAACCTGACCATGACCAACCACCCGATCCATATGCACGGTTACGATTTCGAAGTGACCTGCACGGATGGCGGATGGGTGCGACCCGAGGCGCGCTGGCCGGAGGTCAGCATCGATATCCCCGTCGGCGCCATGCGGGCCTATGAATTCGACGCCAAATATGTCGGCGACTGGGCGATCCATTGCCACAAGTCGCACCATACGATGAATGCCATGGGACATGACGTTCCCACCTTCATCGGCGTCGACAAGAAAACCGTCACCGAAAAGATCCGCAAGGTCCGGCCGGACTATATGCCGATGGGCACCGCCGGCATGGCCGATATGGGCGCGATGGAAATGGAAATCCCTGAGAACACCGTTCCGATGATGAACGGCTGGGGGCCGCACGGCCCCATCGAAATGGGCGGCATGTTCTCCGTCGTGAAGGTTCGCGAAGGCATCTCGGCGGGCGATTACACCGATCCCGGCTGGTACGAAAACCCGCCCGGCACCCAGGCGTGGGAATGGACCGGCGAGCTGCCGGACAGCCAAAAAAACACCGACCCAAAAACGCAGATCACGCCGCAACCGATGAAACACGGCTGA